One stretch of Prionailurus viverrinus isolate Anna chromosome C1, UM_Priviv_1.0, whole genome shotgun sequence DNA includes these proteins:
- the LOC125173197 gene encoding phospholipase A2 group V isoform X1: MRAGPAAGAGAEAGPGRTPEMKGLLTLAWFLACSVPAVPGGLLDLKSMIEKVTGKTALTNYGFYGCYCGWGGRGTPKDGTDWCCWVHDHCYGRLEEKGCHIRTQSYKYRFARGLVTCELGPLCQVQLCACDRKLVYCLKRNLRSYNPRYQYFPNILCF; this comes from the exons ATGAGAGCAGGCCCGGCCGCGGGAGCAGGAGCGGAGGCCGGGCCGGGAAG aaccCCAGAGATGAAAGGCCTTCTCACGCTGGCTTGGTTCCTGGCTTGTA GTGTGCCTGCTGTGCCAGGGGGCTTGCTGGACCTCAAGTCCATGATTGAGAAGGTGACCGGAAAGACCGCCCTTACGAACTACGGCTTCTACGGCTGTTACTGTGGTTGGGGCGGTCGGGGGACCCCCAAGGACGGCACCGATTG GTGCTGCTGGGTGCATGATCACTGCTACGGGCGGCTGGAGGAGAAAGGCTGCCACATCCGGACACAGTCATACAAATACAGATTTGCACGGGGACTGGTCACCTGCG AGCTCGGGCCCCTCTGCCAAGTGCAGCTCTGTGCCTGTGACCGGAAGCTCGTCTACTGCCTGAAGAGGAATCTGAGGAGCTATAATCCTCGTTACCAATACTTTCCCAACATCCTCTGCTTCTAG
- the LOC125173197 gene encoding phospholipase A2 group V isoform X2, translating into MKGLLTLAWFLACSVPAVPGGLLDLKSMIEKVTGKTALTNYGFYGCYCGWGGRGTPKDGTDWCCWVHDHCYGRLEEKGCHIRTQSYKYRFARGLVTCELGPLCQVQLCACDRKLVYCLKRNLRSYNPRYQYFPNILCF; encoded by the exons ATGAAAGGCCTTCTCACGCTGGCTTGGTTCCTGGCTTGTA GTGTGCCTGCTGTGCCAGGGGGCTTGCTGGACCTCAAGTCCATGATTGAGAAGGTGACCGGAAAGACCGCCCTTACGAACTACGGCTTCTACGGCTGTTACTGTGGTTGGGGCGGTCGGGGGACCCCCAAGGACGGCACCGATTG GTGCTGCTGGGTGCATGATCACTGCTACGGGCGGCTGGAGGAGAAAGGCTGCCACATCCGGACACAGTCATACAAATACAGATTTGCACGGGGACTGGTCACCTGCG AGCTCGGGCCCCTCTGCCAAGTGCAGCTCTGTGCCTGTGACCGGAAGCTCGTCTACTGCCTGAAGAGGAATCTGAGGAGCTATAATCCTCGTTACCAATACTTTCCCAACATCCTCTGCTTCTAG